The Corythoichthys intestinalis isolate RoL2023-P3 chromosome 1, ASM3026506v1, whole genome shotgun sequence genome has a segment encoding these proteins:
- the LOC130918983 gene encoding mesogenin-1-like, which yields MEAWFQLQENQGDFSSEKSYPVYDLASDPGYFSAGLSPASSEESFSPNLADALESFFFSGQAPTPAKKSRSRYQGKKRQTASEREKLRMRDLTKALHHLRSYLPPSVAPAGQTLTKIEILRLTARYISFLSAQLGLSEEVLEHGRRPSGQVETPQTLSQFLGHHEAPCDATTTVQMFTPHASSRFPSNTSLEAPQYWLPQQQHHNF from the exons ATGGAGGCTTGGTTTCAGCTCCAGGAGAACCAAGGCGACTTCTCCTCAGAGAAATCCTACCCGGTGTACGATCTGGCCTCGGACCCTGGCTACTTCAGCGCAGGCCTATCTCCCGCTTCCTCCGAGGAGTCCTTCTCCCCTAACCTGGCGGACGCTTTGGAATCCTTCTTCTTCAGCGGTCAAGCTCCGACGCCTGCCAAGAAGTCCCGATCCAGGTACCAGGGCAAGAAGCGGCAAACGGCAAGCGAGCGGGAGAAGTTGAGGATGAGGGACCTGACCAAGGCTCTACATCATTTGAGGTCCTACCTACCTCCTTCGGTAGCTCCCGCGGGACAAACCCTCACCAAAATTGAGATCCTGCGCTTGACGGCGCGCTACATCTCCTTCCTGTCGGCCCAGCTTGGCCTCAGCGAGGAGGTGCTAGAGCACGGAAGGAGACCCTCGGGTCAGGTGGAGACACCTCAAACCCTCAGCCAGTTCCTGGGTCACCATGAAGCACCTTGCGATGCAACCACCACCGTCCAGATGTTCACCCCACACGCTAGCAGTCGG TTTCCGAGCAACACGTCCTTGGAAGCGCCGCAGTACTGGTTGCCACAGCAACAGCATCACAACTTCTAG
- the LOC130927322 gene encoding mesoderm posterior protein 1-like: MAGNISSNAPLEYSLHYRQWFSDSDLSGVSSPETLSPDSSPPPLLPKAGKSGYSSRHGAASQRKPGRVARVRSKQRESASEKEKLRMRDLTKALHHLRSYLPPSVAPTGQTLTKIETLRLAIRYISFLSAQLGDPSSSASSSSSSSSSSSSPYYYANPPQAQRDVYAQQCQGQAAVLHSGSCSFPHMLPPGGSASSSSQIEYNNDYYWI; this comes from the exons ATGGCCGGCAACATATCTTCCAACGCTCCACTTGAATACAGCCTGCATTACCGGCAGTGGTTCTCCGACTCGGACCTCTCAGGAGTTTCCTCGCCGGAGACCCTCTCCCCAGACTCGTCTCCGCCGCCTCTTCTTCCAAAAGCTGGCAAGTCGGGATATAGTTCTCGACACGGTGCGGCCTCGCAAAGGAAGCCCGGGAGGGTGGCGAGGGTCCGCAGTAAGCAGCGCGAGAGTGCTAGTGAGAAGGAAAAGCTGAGGATGAGGGATTTGACCAAAGCTCTGCACCACCTGAGGTCCTACCTGCCACCATCGGTGGCCCCAACGGGCCAGACCCTCACCAAGATCGAGACCCTCCGCCTCGCCATCCGCTACATCTCCTTCCTATCGGCCCAACTGGGAGATCCCTCCTCCTCTGCTTCCTCATCTTCATCCTCATCTTCATCTTCTTCCTCGCCGTATTACTATGCCAACCCTCCGCAGGCCCAGCGTGACGTGTACGCACAGCAGTGTCAAGGACAGGCTGCAGTGTTGCATTCTGGGAGCTGTAGTTTTCCGCACATGTTGCCACCAGGAGGTTCAGCTTCTTCCTCTTCTCAG ATTGAGTACAACAATGACTACTACTGGATTTGA